A portion of the Glandiceps talaboti chromosome 13, keGlaTala1.1, whole genome shotgun sequence genome contains these proteins:
- the LOC144445099 gene encoding hydroxylysine kinase-like: MDGTYISHQQFTETQHHAIYMQTYMEGLPVGTLDDAISPSFAYSGGVFLGNMDNALKDFCHHGFENKRSIWGLETVPNLKHHLHLVEDEEQRQLAASTIQSFEDKVIPNYKSIQRGIIHGDFNPHNVIVEFNKTSSANESSPEKYHISGIIDFGDTVYSCYLFEVAIAISHFMMACPSKDRVSVGEQFKAGFESKFILNDCEKTLLDVCIASRAVMIIIMCTNELKKQPDNEYVRSYVVLAWEILRLMDSKTK; this comes from the exons AAACACAACACCATGCAATATATATGCAGACCTACATGGAAGGTTTACCAGTAGGGACATTAGATGATGCAATATCTCCATCCTTTGCCTACAGTGGAGGTGTTTTCCTTGGAAATATGGACAATGCACTCAAG GATTTCTGTCATCATGGATTTGAAAATAAGCGATCGATCTGGGGACTTGAGACTGTACCAAACTTAAAACATCACCTACATCTAGTCGAAGATGAAGAACAACGACAGTTAGCAGCATCAACCATTCAGTCATTTGAAGACAAAGTGATTCCAAATTACAAAAGTATACAAAGAG GTATTATACATGGAGACTTCAATCCTCATAATGTAATAGTTGAATTTAACAAGACCTCTTCTGCAAACGAAAGTTCTCCTGAGAAATACCACATATCTGGCATCATTGATTTTGGGGACACAGTATACTCCTGCTATTTATTCGAAGTTGCTATAGCAATATCTCATTTTATGATGGCATGTCCGAGCAAGGATCGTGTATCAGTTGGTGAACAGTTTAAAGCTGGTTTTGAATCCAAGTTTATCCTCAATGATTGTGAGAAGACACTGCTGGATGTGTGCATTGCAAGCCGAGCtgtgatgataataataatgtgtacCAATGAACTCAAGAAGCAACCAGACAACGAATATGTCAGAAGCTATGTAGTGTTAGCATGGGAAATCTTGAGGTTAATGGATAGTAAAACAAAGTGA